The proteins below are encoded in one region of Chelonia mydas isolate rCheMyd1 chromosome 11, rCheMyd1.pri.v2, whole genome shotgun sequence:
- the GBX2 gene encoding homeobox protein GBX-2 isoform X2 — MSAAFQSSLMMMQRPLGSSTAFSIDSLIGSPPQPSPGHFVYTGYPMFMPYRPVVLPPPPPPPPTLPQASLQPALPPSHPHHQIPSLPPGFCSSLAQGMALTSTLMATLPSTFSASPQHQEAARKFAPQALQGNFDKGEGLPQENEEGKSFLGKESSLLSFAAAEAVQASLGAGRAQAKDDSKAEDDSKGKEESFSMDSDLDYSSDDNITSQAAHKEEDSGNALEENTQSTNNSNTTTSTGKNRRRRTAFTSEQLLELEKEFHCKKYLSLTERSQIAHALKLSEVQVKIWFQNRRAKWKRVKAGNANSKTGEPSRNPKIVVPIPVHVSRFAIRSQHQQLEQARP, encoded by the exons ATGAGTGCGGCTTTCCAGTCCTCCCTCATGATGATGCAGCGCCCCTTGGGAAGCAGCACGGCCTTCAGCATAGACTCGCTCAtaggcagccctccccagcccagcccgggccACTTCGTCTACACCGGCTACCCCATGTTCATGCCCTACCGGCCGGTGGTcttgccccctccgcccccgccccctccgacCCTCCCTCAAGCCTCGCTGCAGCCCGCCCtgccgccctcccacccccaccaccaaatccccagcctgccccccggcttctgctccagcctggcccAAGGGATGGCTCTCACCTCCACGCTCATGGCCACGCTGCCCAGCACCTTCTCCGCCTCCCCGCAGCACCAGGAGGCGGCCCGGAAGTTTGCCCCCCAAGCTCTCCAGGGCAACTTCGACAAGGGCGAAGGGCTCCCGCAGGAGAACGAAGAGGGGAAATCCTTCCTGGGCAAGGAGAGCTCCCTGCTGTCATTCGCCGCCGCAGAAGCCGTGCAGGCTTCCCTGG GGGCTGGCCGGGCTCAGGCCAAAGATGATTCCAAAGCGGAAGACGACTCTAAAGGCAAAGAGGAAAGTTTCTCGATGGACAGCGATCTAGATTATAGCTCTGATGACAATATCACAAGCCAAGCCGCTCATAAAGAAGAGGACTCTGGCAACGCACTAGAAGAAAACACCCAGAGCACAAATAACTCAAACACCACCACATCCACTGGCAAAAACAGGCGTAGGAGAACAGCCTTTACCAGCGAGCAGCTGTTAGAGTTGGAAAAGGAATTTCATTGCAAAAAGTACCTGTCTCTGACAGAGAGATCCCAGATCGCTCACGCCCTCAAACTCAGTGAAGTGCAGGTCAAAATCTGGTTCCAGAACAGAAGAGCCAAGTGGAAAAGGGTGAAAGCCGGCAATGCCAACTCGAAAACAGGAGAACCATCCAGAAACCCCAAGATTGTGGTACCCATCCCCGTCCATGTCAGCAGATTTGCCATCAGAAGTCAGCACCAGCAGCTGGAACAAGCCAGACCCTGA
- the GBX2 gene encoding homeobox protein GBX-2 isoform X1, giving the protein MSAAFQSSLMMMQRPLGSSTAFSIDSLIGSPPQPSPGHFVYTGYPMFMPYRPVVLPPPPPPPPTLPQASLQPALPPSHPHHQIPSLPPGFCSSLAQGMALTSTLMATLPSTFSASPQHQEAARKFAPQALQGNFDKGEGLPQENEEGKSFLGKESSLLSFAAAEAVQASLVGAGRAQAKDDSKAEDDSKGKEESFSMDSDLDYSSDDNITSQAAHKEEDSGNALEENTQSTNNSNTTTSTGKNRRRRTAFTSEQLLELEKEFHCKKYLSLTERSQIAHALKLSEVQVKIWFQNRRAKWKRVKAGNANSKTGEPSRNPKIVVPIPVHVSRFAIRSQHQQLEQARP; this is encoded by the exons ATGAGTGCGGCTTTCCAGTCCTCCCTCATGATGATGCAGCGCCCCTTGGGAAGCAGCACGGCCTTCAGCATAGACTCGCTCAtaggcagccctccccagcccagcccgggccACTTCGTCTACACCGGCTACCCCATGTTCATGCCCTACCGGCCGGTGGTcttgccccctccgcccccgccccctccgacCCTCCCTCAAGCCTCGCTGCAGCCCGCCCtgccgccctcccacccccaccaccaaatccccagcctgccccccggcttctgctccagcctggcccAAGGGATGGCTCTCACCTCCACGCTCATGGCCACGCTGCCCAGCACCTTCTCCGCCTCCCCGCAGCACCAGGAGGCGGCCCGGAAGTTTGCCCCCCAAGCTCTCCAGGGCAACTTCGACAAGGGCGAAGGGCTCCCGCAGGAGAACGAAGAGGGGAAATCCTTCCTGGGCAAGGAGAGCTCCCTGCTGTCATTCGCCGCCGCAGAAGCCGTGCAGGCTTCCCTGG TAGGGGCTGGCCGGGCTCAGGCCAAAGATGATTCCAAAGCGGAAGACGACTCTAAAGGCAAAGAGGAAAGTTTCTCGATGGACAGCGATCTAGATTATAGCTCTGATGACAATATCACAAGCCAAGCCGCTCATAAAGAAGAGGACTCTGGCAACGCACTAGAAGAAAACACCCAGAGCACAAATAACTCAAACACCACCACATCCACTGGCAAAAACAGGCGTAGGAGAACAGCCTTTACCAGCGAGCAGCTGTTAGAGTTGGAAAAGGAATTTCATTGCAAAAAGTACCTGTCTCTGACAGAGAGATCCCAGATCGCTCACGCCCTCAAACTCAGTGAAGTGCAGGTCAAAATCTGGTTCCAGAACAGAAGAGCCAAGTGGAAAAGGGTGAAAGCCGGCAATGCCAACTCGAAAACAGGAGAACCATCCAGAAACCCCAAGATTGTGGTACCCATCCCCGTCCATGTCAGCAGATTTGCCATCAGAAGTCAGCACCAGCAGCTGGAACAAGCCAGACCCTGA